AGGATTATGTAACGTATATCAGCCAGGCAACCCCCACGTTCTTCAGCTGCTGGTTAGGTAATAACGACGTGCTGACTTATGCTACGGCCGGGGCAGTAGCCGATGCTACCAACCCCTTCAGCAATATGACGGATACAACGAGCTTCAGCCGTGGCTATCGTAATATCCTGAATATTCTTTCTAAGGGGGGGACGGTAAAAGGAGTGGTAGCTAATATCCCGAACGTAACAAACTTGCCTTACTTCACGGCGGTGCCAGTAGCCACTATCATTGCCGGCATCAAAGGCAATGCGGCTATCCCGAATGCTGCTAATGCTAGCCTGTACATCCGGACTGGGGCAGGTACAGTGCGCGAGGCCACAGCAACTGATCTGCTTGTGTTACCTGCTTCATCTGTTATTGGTTCTGCTTCTACTACAGTTGGTAACCCTTTGCCAGTAGGAGTAGGGTACTCGGCTACTCAAAGCAACCCCTTGGATAGCAAGTATGTGCTGGATGCAGCAGAAGTAACAGCCATCGTTACGCGTACCAATCAGCTTAATACAATTATCGCGAGAGCGGCAATTCGCAACAAAGTCGCGTTGGCTGACATGAACGGCTTCTTTGGCTCAGTTGCCATGAATGGTTTCGCTACGAACGCCGTGGCCAACAACGCTAGCTTCATCCGCGGCAATTTGTTCTCACTGGACGGTGTGCATCCTACCTCGCGTGGCTATGCCGTTATTGCCAATGAGTTCATTCGGGTTATCAATCGGAACTACGGAGCATCTGTTCCGCTGGTGAACCCTAACGAGTATAATGCTATTCTGCTACCCTAATTGGTTGATTAGCGCAATAAAAAAGCCTTTCCATTAGCATGGGAAGGCTTTTTTATTGCCAGTAGGCCAGTAGCAAGGTGGCCTAGGAAAGCTGGACTGGTTGCAATACTTGGGGCAGTTCCGGGGCTACCTCGCCGGCTAAGCGGGCGGCAATGACCTGGGCATGGTAGCGGCCATTCTCGATAAACCAGCGGCTTGTGTTCAGGCCGCCACAGACGGTACCAGCTAGGTATACGCCAGGGCGGTTGGTTTCCAGGGTTTCGGCATCGTGCGTGGGCGTTTGGGCGGCATCCAGTTCGCAGGTGATGCCCAGGGCAGCCAGGAAGCTGAAGTCGGGGTGGTAGCCGGTGAGGGCGTATACGTAGGAGGCGGGCAATATTTCTAGGCCACTCGGGGTCTGGATTTCTACTGCCTCTGGAGTAATGCGCTGAATGGTAGTATCGAAAAGCGCTTTGATGCGGCCTTCTTTAATGCGGTTTATCAGATCGGGTCGAATCCAGTACTTCACAGACTGGCTGATTTCTGCCCCCCGGATGACCATGGTAACATCCGCGCCAGCGCGCAGGAGTTGCAGCGCTGCCTTGGCG
The Hymenobacter gelipurpurascens DNA segment above includes these coding regions:
- a CDS encoding SGNH/GDSL hydrolase family protein, which translates into the protein MNTFSLKRVLPALGLLGMVACQPDIDEPKVDRGSADFTNYVAIGNSLTSGYQSGGLSLEGQQNSYPAILAKQFAKAGGGEFVQPLFADAQKDGSGYLNLLGFTNTGSPILLSPGQSVTVTPAGETTPRVVTNTKAYQLAYTGKQLPAPPFGSGANELAPYTGALPNNLAVPGISVLSADATASTNPLVSGAARAYGNLNNFYQRLLPTADRGTKDYVTYISQATPTFFSCWLGNNDVLTYATAGAVADATNPFSNMTDTTSFSRGYRNILNILSKGGTVKGVVANIPNVTNLPYFTAVPVATIIAGIKGNAAIPNAANASLYIRTGAGTVREATATDLLVLPASSVIGSASTTVGNPLPVGVGYSATQSNPLDSKYVLDAAEVTAIVTRTNQLNTIIARAAIRNKVALADMNGFFGSVAMNGFATNAVANNASFIRGNLFSLDGVHPTSRGYAVIANEFIRVINRNYGASVPLVNPNEYNAILLP